A genomic stretch from Barnesiella intestinihominis YIT 11860 includes:
- the rlmN gene encoding 23S rRNA (adenine(2503)-C(2))-methyltransferase RlmN translates to MEKEHLLGKTLEELQTVAEVNGLPRFAAKQIASWLYEKRIDHIAGMSNLSLKHRELLSQRYDIGREAPVQSLRSTDGTIKYLFRVGGDDFVETVYIPDRDRATLCVSSQVGCKMNCSFCMTGKQGFKRSLSSAEIINQILSVEYSDKLTNLVFMGMGEPFDNLDEVMRALSVLTSEWGFAWSPKRITVSTIGHLNGIRRFLDESRCHLAVSLHSPFPEERLRIMPVEKAFPMTDVLDLLRRRDFSHQRRLSFEYILFNGYNDSLDHADALACLLKGMDCRVNLIRFHAIPGVTLKSTDMQSMEAFRDRLNNRGVVATIRASRGEDIFAACGMLSTAEKNKK, encoded by the coding sequence ATGGAAAAGGAACATTTGTTGGGAAAAACGTTAGAGGAGTTACAGACGGTAGCCGAGGTGAACGGACTGCCTCGTTTCGCGGCGAAACAGATAGCTTCGTGGCTTTATGAAAAGCGTATAGATCATATTGCGGGCATGTCGAACCTTTCGTTGAAGCATCGGGAGTTATTGTCGCAGCGCTATGATATAGGCCGGGAGGCTCCGGTTCAGTCTCTTCGTTCTACCGATGGAACGATAAAATATCTTTTTCGGGTAGGAGGCGATGATTTTGTGGAAACGGTTTATATTCCCGATCGCGACAGGGCTACTTTGTGTGTGTCGTCGCAGGTGGGCTGCAAGATGAATTGCAGTTTTTGCATGACCGGAAAACAGGGTTTTAAGCGTAGCTTGTCTTCTGCCGAAATAATTAATCAGATTCTTTCGGTGGAGTATAGCGATAAACTGACGAATCTGGTATTTATGGGTATGGGGGAACCGTTTGATAATCTCGACGAGGTGATGAGGGCTCTGTCTGTTCTTACATCGGAATGGGGTTTTGCATGGAGCCCGAAGCGAATCACCGTGTCTACGATAGGCCATTTGAACGGCATACGTCGTTTTCTCGATGAGAGCCGATGCCATTTGGCCGTGAGTCTTCACTCTCCTTTCCCGGAGGAGCGTTTGCGAATTATGCCTGTGGAGAAAGCATTCCCGATGACCGATGTTTTGGATTTATTGCGTCGGCGCGACTTTTCTCACCAACGTAGGCTTTCTTTCGAATATATTTTGTTTAACGGGTACAATGATAGTTTGGATCATGCCGATGCATTGGCTTGTTTGTTGAAAGGTATGGATTGCCGGGTGAACCTGATACGGTTTCATGCTATTCCGGGAGTAACTCTTAAAAGTACCGATATGCAATCGATGGAGGCTTTTCGGGATCGATTGAATAACCGTGGGGTAGTGGCGACTATACGGGCTTCGAGAGGAGAAGATATATTTGCGGCTTGCGGTATGTTGTCTACGGCCGAGAAAAACAAGAAATAG
- a CDS encoding SurA N-terminal domain-containing protein encodes MATLNKIRSKAGLLVVIIGVALLAFIVGDFLNSGHTFYAMNQNKVAVVNGTNIGVEEFQERVKVRTDELQQMYGQRGMTLPEGYVSRINQEVYDQMVNEILLSEELEELGIIVSKEELADLLSGDNISPQVRQYFTNPQTGEFDRQGLLNFMQVVLDPESHGYNTPELLAQIEPQRQMWLRLEQEVKQNRAVQKFANLLNRAIMPNKLDLENSFEDNKTSANIAYALQPYTSIADSTIAVSDGELKAEYNKMKSFYKTPERRSIKYITVNIVPSEADYAKAKEKAEMNESVFATTDDVVAFIANNSDESYDDSFVAISSMPEKMKKFAQTASVNESSPMEFENDTYTMYRLMDTKVAPDSIKVRLLSFQPRSTEIDSVLNVLNHGGSFAELAPKYNGNDEIWLMENMASSVGRPFINKVFSENGNGYFKAESLGGEHIVQILSRTAPVKKAKVAAYVLAVNPSTETHTALYNQLSSYSAANNNAEKFNTGAKEAGYTVNSYECSAEDYSLPGINDARQAIRWAFNADKGEVSEIFTLDNSFVVAALDNITKEGYAPLEQVKDILAMQIRNDKKAEKIIGDLKSKNLNSLAGYAEVMKAQVDSAKFVSFSSPSIAGVGYEPVLSGLAPVSENGKLVGPVKGSRGVYVFTVTDKTVSEQPFDAQTETQKIQQNYGYLINSRLMEVLRDKAEIENTMIRFF; translated from the coding sequence ATGGCTACGTTAAACAAAATCAGAAGTAAAGCCGGCCTGCTCGTGGTAATTATAGGGGTCGCCTTGCTCGCTTTTATCGTAGGGGACTTCCTGAATTCGGGACATACCTTCTACGCCATGAATCAAAACAAAGTCGCTGTCGTGAACGGGACGAATATCGGAGTCGAAGAATTTCAAGAACGTGTAAAGGTACGTACAGATGAATTACAACAAATGTATGGACAACGCGGAATGACTTTGCCCGAAGGGTATGTTTCCCGTATCAATCAAGAGGTTTATGACCAGATGGTGAATGAAATATTGTTGAGCGAGGAACTTGAAGAACTGGGAATCATTGTCAGCAAAGAAGAACTTGCCGACTTGCTAAGCGGTGACAATATATCTCCGCAAGTGCGCCAGTATTTTACGAATCCTCAAACCGGAGAGTTCGACCGTCAAGGCTTGCTTAATTTTATGCAGGTGGTTCTCGATCCGGAATCTCATGGATACAATACACCGGAGTTGCTCGCACAAATAGAGCCTCAACGCCAAATGTGGCTCAGACTCGAACAGGAGGTTAAACAAAATCGTGCCGTTCAGAAATTTGCCAATTTATTGAATCGTGCGATTATGCCGAATAAGCTGGATCTTGAAAATTCGTTCGAGGATAATAAAACTTCGGCCAATATAGCTTATGCTTTACAACCGTATACATCGATTGCCGATTCGACGATCGCTGTAAGCGACGGTGAGCTTAAAGCCGAATACAACAAGATGAAGTCGTTTTATAAAACGCCCGAACGTCGTTCGATCAAATACATCACGGTAAATATCGTACCCAGTGAGGCCGATTATGCCAAAGCTAAGGAAAAGGCAGAAATGAACGAATCGGTATTCGCTACGACGGACGATGTGGTGGCTTTTATCGCCAATAATTCCGATGAGTCTTATGACGATTCTTTCGTGGCTATTTCGTCGATGCCCGAAAAAATGAAAAAATTTGCACAAACGGCCAGTGTAAATGAATCGTCTCCGATGGAATTCGAAAACGATACTTATACGATGTATCGTTTGATGGATACGAAGGTCGCCCCGGATTCGATCAAAGTTCGTTTGCTTTCGTTTCAACCCCGTTCGACAGAGATCGATAGCGTTTTGAATGTGTTGAATCATGGAGGAAGTTTCGCCGAACTTGCTCCGAAATACAACGGGAATGATGAAATTTGGTTAATGGAAAATATGGCTTCCAGCGTGGGAAGACCTTTCATCAACAAAGTATTTAGCGAGAATGGAAACGGTTATTTCAAGGCCGAGAGCTTGGGCGGGGAACACATTGTACAAATATTGTCGCGTACGGCTCCGGTGAAAAAAGCCAAAGTAGCGGCTTATGTTTTGGCTGTCAATCCCAGTACAGAAACTCATACCGCTCTTTATAACCAGTTGTCTTCTTATAGTGCAGCCAATAATAATGCAGAGAAATTCAATACGGGGGCAAAAGAGGCCGGATATACGGTTAACAGCTATGAATGCAGTGCCGAAGATTATTCATTACCCGGAATCAATGATGCCCGTCAAGCCATTCGTTGGGCGTTTAATGCCGACAAAGGCGAGGTTTCGGAAATCTTTACTCTCGATAACTCGTTCGTGGTTGCTGCTCTTGACAACATTACGAAAGAAGGATATGCTCCTCTGGAACAAGTGAAAGATATATTGGCTATGCAGATTCGTAACGATAAGAAAGCCGAGAAGATTATCGGTGACTTGAAATCGAAGAATCTCAATTCTTTGGCCGGATATGCCGAGGTTATGAAGGCACAAGTGGATAGCGCCAAGTTCGTGTCTTTCTCTTCCCCGTCTATCGCAGGTGTCGGTTACGAACCGGTGTTGAGCGGTTTGGCTCCCGTTTCGGAGAATGGAAAGCTCGTAGGTCCAGTGAAGGGATCGAGAGGGGTGTATGTGTTTACGGTTACGGACAAAACCGTTTCGGAACAACCGTTCGATGCCCAGACAGAAACTCAGAAGATTCAGCAGAATTACGGCTATCTCATCAATAGTCGCTTGATGGAAGTTCTTCGGGATAAAGCGGAAATAGAAAATACGATGATTCGTTTCTTCTAA
- a CDS encoding hemolysin family protein: protein MNWILIIIIALLFSAFFSGMEIAFVSSNKVRVELDMKQQGMMSKILGLFYGNEEQFISTMLVGNNIALVIYGMGMAALLEPVIALVWNQEAFVVLMQTLLSTLLILFVGEFLPKTIFRVNPNATMRFFSPFVWLLYVVLYPISKFTSVVSKCVMRLGGVKIAHQPYGALMSKIELDSFIQKSIEESDSGEPVEPEMKIFQNALDFSNIHLRDCMIPRTELVAVDIDEVTVEELLQTFISTGISKVVVYRENIDNILGYIHASEMFRRHEDWKKSIRPAVFAPESMLANKLMRTLMQQKKSLAIVVDEFGGTAGLVTLEDLVEEIFGDIEDEHDTQNLVARKVSDDEFEFSGRMEIERINEDFGLDIPESDDYLTIAGYILYHYQTLPRLGETVEIGNYRFTILQRKATKIELVRMKIEK, encoded by the coding sequence ATGAATTGGATTTTGATTATTATCATAGCGTTGCTTTTCTCGGCCTTTTTTTCGGGTATGGAGATTGCTTTCGTGTCGTCGAATAAAGTGCGGGTTGAACTGGATATGAAACAGCAGGGCATGATGTCGAAGATATTGGGGCTGTTTTATGGAAACGAGGAGCAGTTTATCTCGACCATGCTGGTGGGCAATAATATAGCTTTGGTTATTTACGGTATGGGCATGGCGGCTCTTTTGGAGCCGGTCATAGCTTTGGTGTGGAATCAGGAGGCTTTTGTCGTTTTGATGCAGACGTTGCTGTCCACTTTGTTAATTTTGTTCGTGGGTGAATTTTTGCCCAAGACGATTTTCCGTGTTAACCCGAATGCGACGATGCGTTTTTTCTCTCCTTTCGTGTGGTTGCTTTATGTCGTTTTATATCCGATTTCGAAGTTTACGTCTGTCGTTTCCAAATGCGTGATGAGACTGGGGGGAGTGAAGATCGCACATCAACCTTATGGAGCCCTGATGAGCAAGATAGAACTTGACTCGTTTATCCAGAAAAGTATAGAAGAATCTGATTCGGGCGAACCGGTGGAGCCGGAGATGAAAATATTCCAAAATGCTCTCGACTTTTCGAATATTCATTTACGGGATTGCATGATACCCCGTACCGAACTCGTGGCTGTGGATATCGACGAGGTTACGGTGGAGGAGTTGTTGCAAACGTTCATCAGTACCGGCATATCCAAAGTGGTGGTTTATCGCGAGAATATCGATAATATTCTGGGATATATCCATGCATCGGAGATGTTTCGTCGGCACGAGGATTGGAAAAAGAGTATTCGCCCGGCTGTTTTCGCTCCCGAGAGCATGTTGGCCAATAAGTTGATGCGCACTTTGATGCAACAGAAGAAAAGTTTGGCTATTGTGGTCGATGAGTTCGGGGGAACTGCCGGACTGGTAACTCTTGAAGATTTGGTCGAGGAAATATTCGGAGACATCGAGGACGAACATGATACTCAAAATCTTGTCGCCCGTAAAGTGAGCGACGACGAATTCGAGTTTTCGGGACGTATGGAAATCGAGCGAATCAATGAGGATTTCGGATTGGATATTCCCGAATCGGACGATTATCTCACGATCGCCGGGTATATCTTGTATCATTATCAGACATTGCCGAGGCTCGGAGAGACCGTGGAAATAGGGAATTACCGGTTTACTATTTTACAACGAAAAGCTACGAAAATAGAACTTGTACGCATGAAAATAGAGAAATAA
- the lptC gene encoding LPS export ABC transporter periplasmic protein LptC translates to MAKKENTDRWFISISRLWVVAFVAFPLLWSACSGPKNEVVKGFEDAAEVPTLRTLDVMTLISDSGVTRYRINAPEWLMYENAQEPYWYFPRGLHVEKFDSVFATEALIQGDTAIYFKNKQLWRLDRNVRIENTKEEVFLTSQIFWDQRKREIYSDSFIHIETPDEVIEGYGFTSNEQMTRYKIRRTSGIFPIKRDSVPPDSAKVDSVAVPKQAIKP, encoded by the coding sequence ATGGCAAAAAAAGAAAATACCGATAGGTGGTTTATCAGTATCTCCCGTTTGTGGGTGGTGGCGTTTGTCGCTTTTCCTTTGTTGTGGAGTGCGTGTTCGGGGCCTAAGAACGAAGTGGTGAAGGGATTCGAAGATGCCGCGGAAGTTCCTACGTTGCGTACGCTCGATGTCATGACTCTTATTTCAGATTCGGGTGTGACGAGGTATCGTATCAATGCTCCCGAATGGTTGATGTATGAGAACGCCCAAGAGCCATACTGGTATTTCCCTCGGGGATTGCATGTGGAGAAGTTCGATTCTGTTTTCGCTACCGAGGCCCTTATTCAGGGCGATACGGCTATTTATTTTAAGAACAAACAGTTGTGGCGGCTCGACCGGAATGTGCGTATAGAGAATACGAAAGAAGAGGTTTTTCTTACGTCTCAAATCTTTTGGGATCAGCGTAAACGGGAGATTTACTCCGATTCGTTCATTCATATAGAAACTCCGGACGAAGTCATCGAGGGGTATGGGTTTACGTCTAACGAACAGATGACCCGGTATAAAATCCGTCGTACCAGCGGTATATTCCCTATCAAGCGGGATTCTGTCCCTCCCGATTCGGCGAAGGTCGATAGTGTCGCCGTTCCTAAACAAGCGATAAAGCCATGA
- a CDS encoding thiol protease/hemagglutinin PrtT has protein sequence MKYRLLLLVAVLFSWIGGNYAAVVPESTAVETANMLLSQRGGVLFKSGKAQVETIFQGNEPMYYIIRFEKGGWALISAEDTVDPLLGYSFDSEYVSEGQPEWIKGWLKEYTDQIKIARQTPALQRHYRWAGDLVSRATEDRIDPLITVAWNQDSPYNSLCPQMSGGPGGRAYVGCVAVAMGQALTVVRYPLRGQGTKSYTSTNAGFLSVNFDNEPDYDWDAILSGANNYSEVARLLYHCGVLIDMEYGADGSGAITQNIPGYFRHYYGFPETCTTYSRDIDYAGKDNEWHELIQSELKRGRAVIYAGNEGNQVGHCFNLDGWDGFTSYHVNWGWGGVNNGFYTLDNLGDHVQGSYPDNHRVVVGVAPKSETPYDIRLSTTRVKIGTPAGVAVADVTVLSDMPDAEYEFELKGMMQFGGTYAEPSYEVRDGKLYTTKLIEDKAVHKTVYIKAIHKESRNSYEKKFDLQLSTSGIDEVLAEDVKIYPVPATDVLTIEVPYAEGKYAIYNVAGMALQSGEIDDNVTTVDVSNLSKGSYMLQYSTSQGVVVKSFIVK, from the coding sequence ATGAAATATAGATTATTGTTATTAGTGGCAGTGCTTTTCTCATGGATAGGTGGGAATTATGCGGCGGTAGTGCCCGAAAGCACGGCGGTAGAGACGGCCAATATGCTGTTGAGTCAACGGGGCGGCGTTCTGTTTAAAAGCGGTAAAGCCCAAGTGGAAACCATATTTCAAGGAAATGAGCCGATGTATTATATCATTCGGTTTGAAAAAGGTGGGTGGGCTTTGATTTCGGCCGAAGATACCGTAGATCCCTTATTGGGATATTCGTTCGATAGCGAGTATGTTTCGGAAGGCCAACCGGAATGGATAAAAGGTTGGTTGAAAGAATATACCGACCAAATAAAAATAGCTCGTCAAACCCCGGCTCTCCAACGTCATTATCGTTGGGCGGGCGATCTCGTAAGCCGTGCGACAGAGGATAGAATCGATCCGCTGATAACAGTAGCATGGAATCAAGATTCACCTTACAATAGTCTTTGTCCTCAAATGTCCGGCGGTCCGGGCGGTCGAGCCTACGTCGGTTGCGTGGCCGTAGCTATGGGGCAGGCTCTGACCGTAGTGCGGTATCCGTTGCGGGGACAGGGAACGAAATCCTATACATCGACGAATGCCGGCTTTTTGTCGGTCAATTTCGACAACGAACCCGATTATGATTGGGATGCGATTTTATCGGGAGCCAATAATTATAGCGAGGTAGCCAGATTGTTGTACCATTGCGGGGTGTTGATCGATATGGAATACGGTGCAGACGGTTCAGGAGCCATAACACAAAATATCCCGGGGTATTTCAGACACTATTACGGTTTCCCGGAGACATGTACGACCTATTCTCGCGACATAGATTATGCCGGAAAGGACAATGAATGGCACGAGCTTATTCAAAGCGAGTTGAAACGAGGTCGTGCGGTCATCTATGCCGGTAACGAAGGGAACCAAGTGGGACACTGTTTTAACCTCGACGGCTGGGACGGATTTACCAGTTACCATGTAAATTGGGGCTGGGGAGGTGTAAATAATGGATTTTACACGTTAGATAACTTAGGAGACCATGTACAAGGATCCTATCCCGATAATCATAGAGTGGTCGTAGGGGTGGCTCCGAAATCGGAAACCCCGTATGACATACGCCTGAGTACGACTCGCGTGAAAATAGGAACTCCGGCGGGAGTCGCAGTCGCCGATGTCACGGTATTGAGCGACATGCCTGATGCCGAATATGAATTCGAACTGAAAGGAATGATGCAATTCGGCGGTACTTATGCCGAACCGAGTTACGAAGTCCGTGACGGTAAGCTCTATACGACAAAGTTGATCGAGGACAAAGCCGTTCACAAAACTGTTTATATCAAGGCGATTCATAAAGAAAGCCGTAATTCTTATGAAAAGAAATTCGATTTGCAGCTTTCGACTTCGGGTATCGACGAAGTGCTTGCCGAAGATGTTAAAATTTATCCGGTTCCTGCCACCGATGTACTTACGATAGAAGTACCTTATGCCGAAGGCAAATATGCTATCTATAACGTGGCGGGTATGGCGTTGCAAAGCGGTGAGATTGACGATAACGTGACGACTGTCGATGTCTCGAATCTTTCGAAAGGCAGCTATATGTTGCAATACTCTACGTCGCAGGGAGTTGTGGTAAAATCGTTTATCGTGAAATAA